Part of the Choloepus didactylus isolate mChoDid1 chromosome 27, mChoDid1.pri, whole genome shotgun sequence genome is shown below.
ggAGACATGCCTGCAGATGGAACTTTGCCCCGGAGGCCCCAGGTTCTGGGCCTGGAAGAGCGTGAGGTAAGCAGGAGCAGCCCCAGGGACAATGCCCTAGAACTAGAAGCAGCAGGCCTTGGATTCCTACCCCAAGACGATCTTGATCCTAGATAGCAGATCACGTGTGGCCACTGTCCCCACACTTAGAGTTTAGTCTGTTGCAGAGGAAACCATGAACTGGCTGAGGAAGGAAGGAGGTTGGGTAGGGGAATAAGGTGGCCCTGGggcaaaggaagaataaaaagacaGGGCTGACTGCGCTGTGGCATGatagccccaaactagaaactatCCAAATACCCATCAACAGTCGAATGGGCAAATACATGATGGTATTTTCTACATTGGAATAATATacaacaaagaaaatgaacaacTTTTAATTCCCTGTGCAAAAATGTGGATGAATCATGTTAAACAATGTTTAATCAGgcatattgtctgattcttatttatataaatttcaagaACAAGGGAAACAAAACTATAATGTTTgaggctggggggtgggtgggtggtatTCTCAAGTGGTAAATCTATGAAAAAGGCACAGGTGTGCTTAGAAGAGCCAGAATAGTGGGTTCCATTCAGGAGCAGTGCAGGGGCTTGTGATTGGAAAGGGCACACACCGAAGCACGGGGATGTTCTGGGGGGCTGTCAGTAGTCTATTGATTGGGGTGGTGGATTaaactatatatttatgtttcatgtattttctgtCCATATTTCATATTCCATGAAAGGtttgaaagacaaaatgaaatatttctccAGATCTCACTCCAATCTCCCGGATCCCCTCCAGAGGCCACCAGGGAGCAGTTTACTTTTGAACACTTCACAGATGATCTGTTCAGATTTTTttgggggtgtgggtgtgtgtgggggggcatgctttgcttttctctgttAGCAATGAATCTTGGTGATAATCTAATGGAAGTACAATGAGctacctcttttctttcttaataaagtctgcatattattccattatatgtacatGTCAAATCGTAACTAACCAGCCCTTTAATGGTTGACATTTAACATATTTCCAATCATTTTCTAGTAGAGACAGTGTAGCACTGAATATCCTTGTACAAATCTCATTTAGTACAAAGGGAGAGGGGTATATCTGGAGATCAGTTTCCACAGTTGAAATTCCTAGGGCCAAGGATATGTGTACTTATTTTGGACAGATACGACAGAATCGCCTTCCTTTGTGTGGCATGGGATGTTCTCCTTCAACTACCCAAGATAGATCCTTTTCGTGTTGATTGTTGCGAATCTAATAAGTGAAAACACAGAATCTCATTGcagatttaatttgcatttctcttatagctgAGGTTGAGATAGGGGATTGTGTTTGTGAAGCACctgtgtcttttaaatttttttgagctgtttttctattgggttgttagtatttttaaagacttttgctCCTTGATTCTCCTTTatgttacaaattttttttttcatttgttccaaaaaatttttttcagttttgtttttaatttctttccatgctttttttttttgcatagttgAATTCATCAATCTTTTGTTCTGAGTTTTATGCCATCAGAGAAAGTTCTTTCCCAtttctcagttattttttttttttaaaagaaacaactgtcctaataatattttcttcttgttcttatatggcttttttattttttactttttgtctgtgattcatttggaatttattttcatgTAGAACCTTAGGTAGGGATCCAACTTCATGTTCACTAAGCTACCTATTCAGTCGTCTTCACACCATATATTGGTAACATGttttccacttcaattttttttagggGGGGggtgttatagtttgctaatgctgccgggatgcaaaataccagaaatggattggcttgtataaagagggtttatttagttacacagttactgtcttaaggccacagagtgtccaaggtaacacatgaacagtcaggtaccttcactggaggatggctagtggtgtccagaaaacctctgttagctgggaaggcatgtggctggtgtctgctccagagttctggttttaaaatggctttctcccaggacgttcctctccaggctgcagttcctcaaaaatgtcactctcagttgctcttggggcattcatcaaagaccatctccaaaatgtctctgtaagctgcagctcctctctcagctcctgtgcgttcttcaaagtgtccctcttggctgtagcagctcgctcctgtctgagcttttatagggctccagtgaactaatcaaggcccatgctgaatgggcagggccacacctccatggaaatgatctaatcagagtcatcacctacattgggtgggtcacatctccatggaaacactcaatcaaagaattacagtctaatcaacactaatacttctgctcacacaagattgcatcaaagataatggcatttggggggacataatacatccaaactggcacagggggtgtCAAGAATAGTACCATATATGCAATATTATATCAATTGGGTGGATGCATTATCtgattatttctctctttttttgatgTCAAGACTGATCATCAAGTTCAGTTCTTTTAGAAAGACTTATATAATGAAGAACTTTCCATCATCAACTCTTAAGTTACCCTAAAATTGGTCCTTATAGGAAagatcatcttttaaaaatataattctgatCATGTTTTTCCTGCACTCAAAATACTTAAATGGAAATCCattaattacagaaaaaaatccataCCTGTTATGTAATCAGACCCTAGCTCACCTCCTTAGAACGCTGATCATCATCACCTCCTCATACACACACAGATGCCTCTTCTCTTACAAAGAGGTATCAGATGTTCCCTGGTTTTCCTATTTTCCCACCTTTACTCCTGATCTTTTCTGGAAATGGTTTCCCTCACACATCCTATATAAAATTCTCACTTCCAATAAAAGTGTCACCGACTTTCAGAAGCTTCAATAATCTTCCCCTCCCAGGCAGACTTTGCTTTTCCCTAATTTGGGCCCACAGTGTGCTCTGCATGTATTTCTACCATGCTCCCTTTTGAACTTTGTAGTTGTACTAGTGTATTTATTTACTTCCCAAGTCTCCAAGTTGCTAGAAGGGTACTAGCTTACCCATGCTTGGTACATAGTTGCTTAATAAATGTAATGCAGGTCATTCCTAAGTTTGATGGAGAACTTAGAGGGAACCTATCTGAGTTctcatttctggaaaaaaaaatcactgaatgaATGTAGTATGCAAAGAATAGCAGGCTATTTCTATacgttttttttaaatgcccccAAATGCAGTGTGAAACAGGTATTTAGTGGGAACCCTATATGATGTACCAGGTGAAAAATCATTACAAGCAAGTCCCTGTATTTAACTTCCCCATCCACATGAGTCGGGATGTGTTGTTACAGGGATCAGTGTCATTCGAGGACGTGACCGTGCGTTTGAGCAGGGAGGAGTGGCAGCGCCTGGACCCTGCCCAGAGATGCCTCTACTGGGAAGTGATGCTGGAGATCTACTGCCACCTGCTCTCAGTGGGTGAGCACAGCTGAGCTGGAATCTTGGATGGGCCTCACTGAGGTTTCCTTCCTCACTTGTGGGATGCTGGGTACATCTGAAGTATGTAGTGGTTTTGTCCTTGCATTGTCCCAGATTGTTCATTCCATTCAGGCACCTTTGAGTATTAATTTGTCCCCAGTGAAAGATGTTGACTTTTCTGATGTGCAAATGGAAAGCTTCATTGAATGGTCACTAGAACCCAAGAAGCTATGGCCAAATCTGGAATCCTTTCTCATTAACAGGGTGTCACGTTCCCTGCCCAGAGGTCATCTTCAGGTTGGAAAAAGGAAAGGAGCCATGGATGGTGGAGGTTGAACTCCCACCTCAGGGCTGTCCGGGTGAGTGACCCTTACTTGGGTGGATGGGAGATGCAGGAGTAAAGCTCGGCTGTGATGGGAGAAGCCAATGCCTTTGAAATTATCTTAAGAAAATTGTTCTGGAAGGTAACAGATGTTCGGAATTGTTTAAGGAGACTTGACATTTGCTCCTCAGATATTTAAGTGTCATCTCCACTTCGGGCCTCTTGCCATGTCAGCTGCCTTCTTCCTTGCTTGGCACTTTGGCAGAAGAGCTGCCCTCTTTATCTCTCCTCCAATAGTATGCCAGTCAGCCTCATCACTTCTTTCATCTCTCTGTCctaacatttttattcttactgaGTCTTTCCCTAGATGTACTCATGCAACCACCTTCTTCCAGAATCACTGCATGCAACACTCTTTCTCCTGctggttccttttcattttctgtccttCCCACTTTGAGATGCCTTAATCTGTCATCAGCAGCCAGCCTCACATGGTATTCGGTCTGTACCACCTCTGTCCTTGCTCCCCAacacttccccttctccccaaGCCAGTCCCCCTCTGACAACTCTGTGGTCACTGTGCCTTAGCTTTGGGGTGCTTTTTTGATGTCTTTGACATTATCAATCACTCCTTCTAACATTTCCTCCCAGTGTGGCTTGAGTGAACCACACTGAGGGGCACTGCCTGTGAATTTGTTTCTATTACTTTCTGCAGCTCGTGTTAGGAGAGTTGAGTTGATTATAATTTTCAGTTCAGGGCAGACTGGCCTCCTCCCTCTGGATGAGTCCCCTCTCCCCCTTGTGAAACTTTttgatatatttccttttattctcctGCCCCGTACCCATCTTCCTCCTCACCATGACATCTATTCTCAAGGCTTTTCTGTTTTCGGTGTGACATTCTTGTGGAAACTCAAGTGAATGCttttatgtttgtattttctATATCATGTATGAATTActctttaaaaaagttttcacTTTGTACTTTGCCTTGTCCATGTAGAATTTTAATATCCCCTCCAGCTGCTGTGCTGTATTCCAGGGTGTGAATATACAGCATTTTATGTATCTGTTGTCTGAGCAAGGAGGAGGATTGCTTGGAATGTTTCCTACTCTCAGTTAACATAAGAAAAGCTGCAATACATTATCTTATAAATGTCCCCAGGGCTCAGTGTGAGAATTTCTCAGAAGCAGATCCTCGGGAGGGGATTACCTGATCAGTGGGTATAAGTATACTTAATTTGACTAAGTAAACCACATTGCTTTTTGGGTGGGCTGCACTCCCATCTGCTGTGCACAAGGATTCATGTTTGTACTTCTTTGCTTGCACTTGGCATTGTACACATTTCTCCTTTGTGGTCCATCTGATGGGTGAAAGGACTGTTTCAttgtttcaatttcatttttctaataactAAGTTATGTGACCATCTCATCATTTCTGTTATCtgattggtttttccatctgAGGTGTTTGTTCATggattttctgcctttttcctgTTGATTTGCCCCTaaattcattgattttgttttctcctttaattGTGGTACCCCTAGGTTGGGGACCTACTCCTGCTCTCTGGTCTTCCTTCCCTGTAGTATCTGCCTTAAAAAGCCCACTCATGCTGAACCCTTAGTGTTTGTATTTGTATTCTGATGATTCCTGTATCAATACTTTGAGGCCCTGTGGTTAAACTGTATTCTGTTACCTTATTTAGCTGCATGGAAAACAGTTCCCAGGGTATAACTCACTTCCTTTGTTTTTGAGGGATCAGAAATTGGAGTTACCATCGCCCAAATCAGAAATCCTTCTCACCTTACAAATTTTGTCAGATTATTTGCATTTCTTGGCTCTTCTCTCTCAggttcaaattttatttatcacttTGCATTTCctaccattcttttcttttcttttcttttcttttcttttcttttcttttaatgcaattttattgagatatactcacacaccatacaacccattTGAAGTATACAATTACTGGCTCtctgtatcatcacatagttgtgcatacattcttttcttttttaacatatcATTTAGAtgccctttattctttttttttacattttttaattgtgaaatataacatatatacagaaaagtcatagctttcaaagtacaatttaacaggtaattagcaaatttcaaagaatgttatgggttacaattccaccatttcagttatttccttattgtgaagtataacatatataccgaaaggtgataaccttcaaagtacgatttaacaggtagttagcaaatttcaaagagcaTTATGGGTTACTAttccataatttcagttttttcctttctatgaaatataacatatacagaaatgtgataactttcaaagtataatttaataagtagctaagagcaaattttgaagcatgttatatgttacagtttcaccatgtcagttatttcttctagctattctagtaccctagagacttaaaaaaaagttatttatataaagattaagtatttgtaatcctttgttaaatcctacttgtcagttgctacccctgtctctcatttgatcactgtctcaaccTTCAGAGATATCTGTAGATGCCCTTTATTCTTAATCTCAGTGATATTACCCCAGTACAGGTCCCTCTTTTCAACCTTGCTTGGATTATTTTGCTCCTAATGGGATTTATGGAGTCCAGTCTTTTATGACTTCATCCTAGATGCTACTGACAGATTTCATTATTGTAAATC
Proteins encoded:
- the LOC119521248 gene encoding zinc finger protein 175-like, whose product is MCKRQSAPKKTCRECDPEDFLASLHSPWAASLRRPHGVLPIPPASPQQLWLEPLDAHPASASRKSGVVSRRSQELKPRGDMPADGTLPRRPQVLGLEEREGSVSFEDVTVRLSREEWQRLDPAQRCLYWEVMLEIYCHLLSVGCHVPCPEVIFRLEKGKEPWMVEVELPPQGCPGRNH